TCTGTGTACCGGGTGCTGCTCGGCGGCGCGGGGATGGTTCGGGCCACGCTCGCGGGAAGCCCGATCGCCGAAGTGCGGGAGCGGGCGGGGGTGTTCGCGGCGCGCGAGCGCCGCGTGCGGGACGCGGCGGTGACCGGACTGCTGCAGCGCCTCGCGGCATGGGCCGACCCCGCGATCGATGACGCGACCTCCGGCCATTGGGACCTTGGGCAGCTGGGCCGAACGCCGTCCGCGCTCTACATTCTCCTGCCCGAGCCCGAGGCCGCGCGGCTGCAGCCGCTCGTGGCGTGGCTCGTCGCGGATCTGCTGGACACTTTGATCGACCAGGCCGATCGCGGCGAGCAGCGGTGTCCCGTCCGCGTGTATCTCGATGAATTCCGCCGATTCGGATATCTCGCCGGACTGAGCGACCGGCTCCCGACGCTCCGCGAGCGCGGCGTGAGCGTCGTGCTCGGGGCGCAGGTGCTGAGTCAGATCGAGGACGTGTACGGCGCGCGGGACGCGCGCTCGCTCGTCGCCAACACCGAAACGAAGCTCATCTTCCGGGCGGGCGACATCGAGACCGCCCGAACCGTGAGCGCGTGGCTCGGGCAGACGACGGTGCCGGTGATCTCACGGACGATCGCGCCCGGAGGCGCCCGCGCCACGGTGCAACCCTACGTGCGGCCGCTCGCGATGCCCGACGACATCCTGCGGCTTCCCGACAACACCGTTCTCGCGCTGGCCGGCGCCCGCCGTCCGTTCGTGCTCCGTCAGGCACGCTGCTTCGATGCAACTGTCCGCGCGCTGCTTGGCTTCACGCGACAAGAGCCGCCGTTTGCCCTGCGGCCACGAACGAGTCGTGCGCCGGCGGCGGCACCGGCGGCCGCGGCCGCCGCCCCCGCGGCGCCCCAACCCGCACCGGCTCCGCGCCGGCGGCCGGCGCCCCGACCGCACGGCGGCGTGCGCGTCTCTCCTTAGATGGTTCAGTCCGCCTGCTCGGTGACGAATCCGCGGATTGCTTCCACCGAGGGGATGAAATAGTAGGCGCCGGTCAGCGCCTTTGTGTAATTGGTCAGCGCATCCCGAACGCCGTCGGTGACCCCGGCCATACTGTCCAGCATCCCGGCGAGGCGCTGTTGGTCGGCGCTGAAGCCGACGAACACCGTGCCGTGGTTCGTGACCGTGCCGTACGGCATGTTCCGGCGGAAGATATGGCCGAACGTGTCCTGATCGGTCCGGGCGACGTGAGAGTCGGAGGGCTTCGGGTCCAGCTCGACGCTGTCGGGTTTGCGCCGGCCGATGACGCGCTCCTGCGCAGCAACATCGA
The DNA window shown above is from bacterium and carries:
- a CDS encoding type IV secretory system conjugative DNA transfer family protein; translation: MNRISITVRLMLAGFALAVLSPLFPGLPAVGVILACAAWACLIGAYAAARCGQRRTVAPPAGAVWAEWPDVSDLTRPGALLLGLWPGSRAPMYVDDEQASAHALVLGPSGTGKSAGVIAPNVLLRDPSSESVVVLDVKTGPRSLWNTTAGRYGGRAHLFCPLLDGSIRYNPLHRAGTIGDAQRTAALLVHNTTPRDLSGDAQVYASAAADLAALLFLHAQGARAAGGHTVGSVYRVLLGGAGMVRATLAGSPIAEVRERAGVFAARERRVRDAAVTGLLQRLAAWADPAIDDATSGHWDLGQLGRTPSALYILLPEPEAARLQPLVAWLVADLLDTLIDQADRGEQRCPVRVYLDEFRRFGYLAGLSDRLPTLRERGVSVVLGAQVLSQIEDVYGARDARSLVANTETKLIFRAGDIETARTVSAWLGQTTVPVISRTIAPGGARATVQPYVRPLAMPDDILRLPDNTVLALAGARRPFVLRQARCFDATVRALLGFTRQEPPFALRPRTSRAPAAAPAAAAAAPAAPQPAPAPRRRPAPRPHGGVRVSP